The sequence CCGACTGAAGAGCCGGCGTTGCATGGCTTTACAAAAACAGGATATGAAAATTCTTTTTCGAGCTTATCCATGATTTCATCACTGCATTGCCTGAATTCAGAGCATTTAAAAGAAAACCATTTTGCCTGGCGTATTCCGTATTTTTCAGTAATAGACTTTGTAACAGCTTTATCCATTGTAATCGCGGCGCCGCGCGTCCGGCTTCCGACAAACGGAATGCCGGAAAGCTTCAAAAGTCCCTGCATTACACCGTCTTCTCCGTTCGCTCCGTGCAGAACAGGAAAAACGCAGTCAAGCTTTAATATTTCATATTTTTTTTCCGCTTTATTAAGCGTCATAATTCCGTGATGCGCACTGCAAGGGCTGAGGATCGCCGGAACAAGATTTGCGGTATCCTTTTCCCAGCTCAGATCTATAATTTTTTCATTCGGACCGGTGTACATGAACCATCTGCCGTCTTTTAATATTCCGATTTTATATATATCATATTTTTGTATGTCCGTATTGTCAAGCATTGACGCGCATGAGGCACAGGATATTTCGTATTCGGTGGATGCCCCTCCGAATATGACGCCGAGTTTGATTTTTTGAGTGTTGTCTGATATCAAGGTATTTATCCCCTTATAATACTATAGGTTATAGATATTATATTATATCA is a genomic window of Oscillospiraceae bacterium containing:
- a CDS encoding D-alanine--D-alanine ligase family protein, yielding MISDNTQKIKLGVIFGGASTEYEISCASCASMLDNTDIQKYDIYKIGILKDGRWFMYTGPNEKIIDLSWEKDTANLVPAILSPCSAHHGIMTLNKAEKKYEILKLDCVFPVLHGANGEDGVMQGLLKLSGIPFVGSRTRGAAITMDKAVTKSITEKYGIRQAKWFSFKCSEFRQCSDEIMDKLEKEFSYPVFVKPCNAGSSVGVTKVKSKSAFPDAVSAAAAVDDKVIVEESVKGREIEVAVLETHEKGKQKIIVSRCGEIIPNNEFYDYEAKYISNGSKLIIPASLDKNVEENARDTAKRIFNLTDCAGLARVDFFADENGVIFNEINAIPGFTKISMYPKLFENAGIEYKKLIDMLIAEAVYSARSDE